One Choloepus didactylus isolate mChoDid1 chromosome 8, mChoDid1.pri, whole genome shotgun sequence DNA window includes the following coding sequences:
- the LOC119541497 gene encoding cytochrome c oxidase assembly protein COX14, protein MPTAKQLADLGYKTFSASMMLLTVYGGYLCSARVYHYFQLRSSRRQAAEEQKTSGVL, encoded by the coding sequence ATGCCAACTGCCAAGCAGCTAGCTGACCTTGGCTATAAGACCTTCTCCGCCTCTATGATGCTGCTCACTGTGTATGGGGGCTACCTCTGCAGTGCCCGAGTCTACCACTATTTTCAACTGCGCAGCTCCCGGCGCCAGGCTGCAGAAGAACAGAAGACCTCAGGAGTCTTGTAG